From Tachysurus fulvidraco isolate hzauxx_2018 chromosome 10, HZAU_PFXX_2.0, whole genome shotgun sequence, one genomic window encodes:
- the LOC113642606 gene encoding lymphocyte antigen 6D-like: MKMLLVILALALLLTSGSALKCHKCTPDGKCSIVTCTSGQDTCVATRVFTPSGSFVGKRCLTRAQCLQLQKANKFPVACCGTDLCNKVVP; the protein is encoded by the exons ATGAAGATGCTGCTTGTGATTCTGGCTCTTGCCCTTCTGCTGACCAGTG GTTCTGCCCTTAAATGTCACAAGTGTACTCCTGATGGAAAATGTTCTATTGTAACCTGTACCAGTGGTCAAGACACCTGTGTTGCCACAAGGGTGTTTACCCCCAGTG GTTCATTTGTTGGAAAGAGATGCTTAACACGGGCTCAGTGTTTGCAGTTGCAGAAAGCTAACAAATTTCCTGTTGCATGCTGTGGGACGGACCTTTGCAATAAAGTTGTTCCATGA